One Acidobacteriota bacterium genomic region harbors:
- a CDS encoding OmpW family outer membrane protein: MNRTHNIVFRSLARTGLALAFLFLIGAVAGDALAQDTGWKVKVAGAYVEPTGEEELDGDIGFGLGAEYRWSERWGIEVGVLASDLSSENTISAEGVPLGTLTTELGTTALLARLNIHLTPNSPVDLYVGPVAGYLFNDDLEVRVRGEALGAPNTVPDFSVALDDSFAYGAHLGLDVPIRDSGFFFNGGATYLISEVDLAEPVFGDEESGSFDLDPFIVHVGFGYRF; encoded by the coding sequence ATGAATCGCACGCACAACATCGTCTTTCGCAGTCTCGCCCGCACTGGTCTCGCGCTGGCCTTCCTCTTCCTCATCGGCGCCGTTGCCGGGGACGCCCTGGCTCAGGACACGGGGTGGAAGGTGAAGGTCGCTGGCGCGTATGTGGAGCCCACCGGGGAAGAAGAGCTGGACGGCGACATCGGTTTCGGCCTGGGGGCCGAGTACCGCTGGTCGGAGCGGTGGGGGATCGAGGTCGGGGTGCTCGCCAGCGATCTCAGCTCGGAGAACACCATCAGCGCTGAAGGGGTTCCGCTGGGAACCCTCACCACCGAGCTGGGCACCACGGCGCTGCTGGCGCGGCTGAACATCCATCTGACTCCCAACAGCCCGGTGGACCTCTATGTCGGCCCGGTGGCCGGATACCTGTTCAACGACGACCTGGAGGTGCGGGTGCGGGGGGAGGCCTTGGGGGCTCCCAACACCGTGCCGGACTTCTCCGTGGCGCTGGACGACTCCTTCGCCTACGGTGCCCACCTGGGGCTCGATGTCCCCATCCGCGACAGCGGCTTCTTCTTCAACGGCGGGGCCACGTATCTGATCTCCGAAGTGGATCTCGCGGAGCCGGTCTTCGGCGACGAGGAGTCGGGCAGCTTCGACCTCGACCCGTTCATCGTCCACGTGGGCTTCGGCTACCGCTTTTAG